In the Rhea pennata isolate bPtePen1 chromosome 4, bPtePen1.pri, whole genome shotgun sequence genome, TTTCTAAACACTCAGATTATTTTGAAGATCCTTCTCGTATATCCCTGTAAAAGCCAGTATCCTAGCTAACTAACCCCTGTAGTTTTCAATTATAGTTTGTCTATCTCTATGCCTCTGCCTTCTGGCCAGCTCTATCATTCAGTTTCATTCATCTCTCATTCATTATCAGTCAACTTTCTCCTGCTTgtattaagatatttttcacaTCCTGACCCAGTCTTAACACTGTCAGACAGATCTTTCTCCAATTTGTTTCTCCTCAAATTTCTCCGTTTCTACttcatctgtcttttttcttactaACTCACAGTCACAAAGAGTGGAATGCAATGGCAAATCAGATTTCCAGAAACCTTACTTGGACAGTGATATTCCATCTCAGCTCCTAGTTCTCTTGCCCAGTCTCCTTGGTTCAATGAATCGTTTATCATCTACCTGCTGATATTGCCTTCAGTCTGCGTTAGTTCCCTACAGACCACTATGAGGACATGATGAACAGCATGGGAAACATGCTTTTGCTGTCTTAGTTCAGTTATCTGATCCTAGCACCAACTAAAATGACATTAGAACTTCAAAGCAAGTGCTCAGACCTATGCTACACCTTTCTAATAAAAGCAGAATCTTTGGCTGTGAAAATATAAGTCGCATCTGAGAACAGGaaagctgaatttttcaaagatttgtACCTTGACTAACCAATGTGGAGTTACTCAGTGGTAACAGAAGAAATGTACTACCTGAACACAGAGCTCCTCTGCTAATCTAGGACTGCATTGTTTGCCAAAGCACAGGATTGCCAAAATCATTAAGAGAAACGCAcatcaactttcttttttcaacaCGCggcaaaaagaaatcatttcttgTAGTCATGTTCTTTCAATTGCTGAAGCTTTTGGCTCAAGCTGGCCAATAGTAATAATAGGAATAAGAATCAAAAGCACcaggagaagctgcagcaggcagcagagagaaaagcattttatgtGCAATCTCTAGCTAAATTGAAAACTTACACTAAAATAGAAATAGGATTTTTAAGCACTACATTTTAATAAGGATGCTCGTTTTCACACCTAGAGTTTATATTGTGCCATTTTTGCAAATTTGCAAcattatatggaaaaaaaaccagcaaCAACCATTCGGTGATTCTTTGATGGGTTCCATTGTCTTTGAAGAACAGAGATGGGTTTAAAttagcctctctctctctctctctctctctatctcccccccccttttttttaatgaacttagAGAATGGATCATTGCTTTATTTCCCAGTccagaggcagagaagagtgTAGCGTTGGTGGTCTTTGGGTCCTTGTCACTGCCTGGTATCACTTATTTTACTGAAGAGCATGTCTCTCAATTCAGGAAGAACAACTGACTTTGAGTTCTGCTCAAATCTCAGAAATTCTTTCTTAGAAAGCCCAAAGCTGCTACTTCCTAAAACATGAATTGTAGTGGTTTAGTTAAGTGCTATTTGGTAGATAGACAATGTCTCTGTAACTTGAAGCttgaaatacaaacagaaaaatagattttcattcCAGGACTGGAAAAGTTAAGGGGTAATTGAGGGAAGAAGAATGAAGTTAAATATAAGAGgtaaatgtacattttaaaatttattagtCATCGTATTGTTCATGATGATTTTTCAAGACTATCTCTTTAGGACTAAAGTAGGCTTAaagttattaatattttaattagataTGAGTTCTCAGTTTGGAGATTGGGAGAATCCAAATAAATGAGATTATAAAAATAGTGTTTCATGGTAATTAGACCcccaaaacagtttttttttaaaaggtgcaCCTTTAAGTTGAGCATCTTTCTCTTTAGACTAAAAATGAATCTTATTTCTGATATGTAAAAAATTTAGATCTAGAAACtagaaattaattaaatgtaaaGTGTTCTACTAAGGCTGGCCATTAAAACACTGAGAGAAGCAGTGACAGAAGAGAGCAAATTAGAAactaatatttgtatttttatgtttattttacaggaaaTGTATTTGTTGTAAGCCTGGCCATTGCAGACTTGGTCGTAGCAATCTACCCATATCCACTGGTCCTTACATCTGTATTTCACAACGGATGGAGTCTGGGCTACCTTCACTGCCAGATTAGTGGCTTCCTGATGGGCCTAAGTGTCATTGGATCAATCTTCAATATTACCGGCATCGCTATCAATCGATACTGCTATATCTGCCACAGTCTCAAATATGACAAGCTGTACAGTGACAAGAATTCGTTGTGTTACGTTGTTCTTATCTGGTTCCTCACCTTTGCTGCTATCGTGCCCAATCTGTTTGTGGGATCTCTACAGTACGACCCTCGGATTTACTCGTGTACCTTTGCACAATCTGTGAGCTCAGCATATACAATAGCAGTGGtgttctttcatttcatgcttCCCATAGCCATAGTGACTTTCTGCTACTTGAGAATATGGATCCTTGTTATTCAGGTAAGGCGAAGGGTGAAACCAGACAACAACCCCAAACTGAAACCACATGACTTCAGAAACTTTGTGACCATGTTTGTGGTATTTGTACTATTTGCAGTCTGCTGGGCTCCTTTGAACGTTATAGGCCTTGCTGTGGCTGTCAACCCAGAAACTATAATCCCTAGAATTCCAGAGTGGTTGTTTGTATCTAGTTATTACATGGCGTATTTCAACAGCTGCCTTAATGCTATCATATATGGACTCCTGAACcagaatttcag is a window encoding:
- the MTNR1A gene encoding melatonin receptor type 1A produces the protein MRVNGSELNGSDLPRDPPGEGAPRRPPWVTSTLAAILIFTIVVDLLGNLLVILSVYRNKKLRNAGNVFVVSLAIADLVVAIYPYPLVLTSVFHNGWSLGYLHCQISGFLMGLSVIGSIFNITGIAINRYCYICHSLKYDKLYSDKNSLCYVVLIWFLTFAAIVPNLFVGSLQYDPRIYSCTFAQSVSSAYTIAVVFFHFMLPIAIVTFCYLRIWILVIQVRRRVKPDNNPKLKPHDFRNFVTMFVVFVLFAVCWAPLNVIGLAVAVNPETIIPRIPEWLFVSSYYMAYFNSCLNAIIYGLLNQNFRREYKRIVVTFCTAKVFFQDSSNDAADRMKSKPSPLITNNNQVKVDSV